A part of Chitinimonas koreensis genomic DNA contains:
- a CDS encoding CcdB family protein produces MAQFDVWHNPDPASAERIPYLVELQHDLHDGLDTVLVAPLTEAMHYGRPAIERLQPLLDFEGGRYVLLTPELAGVPRRRLKNKAGQVPAERAALLAALDCLITGF; encoded by the coding sequence ATGGCGCAGTTCGACGTCTGGCACAATCCGGACCCGGCCAGCGCTGAGCGGATTCCCTATTTGGTCGAATTGCAGCACGACCTGCATGACGGGCTCGACACCGTGCTGGTGGCGCCGCTGACCGAGGCTATGCACTACGGCCGCCCGGCCATCGAACGGCTGCAGCCGCTGCTCGATTTCGAAGGCGGTCGCTACGTGCTGCTTACCCCCGAACTCGCCGGCGTGCCCCGCCGCCGGCTCAAGAACAAGGCCGGCCAGGTGCCGGCCGAACGCGCCGCTCTGCTGGCGGCGCTCGACTGCCTGATCACCGGATTCTGA
- a CDS encoding type II toxin-antitoxin system CcdA family antitoxin: protein MNRVAEQPAEYAAEAKKAANLSINAALLAEAKALGINLSQAFEAHLAVLVREEKARRWKEANREAIEGYNRYVEEHGVFSDGWRSW from the coding sequence ATGAATCGAGTCGCCGAACAGCCCGCCGAATACGCCGCCGAAGCCAAGAAGGCCGCCAACCTGTCGATCAACGCCGCGCTGCTGGCCGAGGCCAAGGCGCTCGGCATCAACCTGTCGCAGGCCTTCGAGGCCCATCTCGCCGTGCTGGTGCGCGAGGAGAAGGCGCGCCGCTGGAAGGAAGCCAACCGCGAGGCGATCGAGGGCTACAACCGCTACGTCGAGGAACACGGCGTGTTCAGCGACGGCTGGCGGAGCTGGTGA